One segment of Polyangiaceae bacterium DNA contains the following:
- a CDS encoding serine protein kinase, translating to MGDANSLVGKIAAMQDYALYRDLSWEGSFEDYLGVVRKQPQVTRNAFQRAYDMIIRYGTEEYTDNKKKLIRYNFFKDEFYAAQDAIYGLDIPLMRLVHVLKAAAEGYGPEKRVILLHGPVGSSKSTIARLIKKGIEHYSTTSDGALYTFDWVNLDDVGMAGGEGSRFRCPMHEEPLRLIPPSWRQRAIRDLELSNPTFQVRIDGELDPACRFIFNRLMERYGGDWSKVMQHVRVRRLVLSEKDRVGIGTFQPKDEKNQDSTELTGDINYRKIAEYGSDSDPRAFNFDGEFNIANRGIVEFIEVLKLDVAFLYDLLGASQEHKIKPKKFAQTDIDEVIIGHTNEAEYKKLLNNEFMEALRDRTIKIDIPYITKVSEEIRIYEKDFNKDKIRGKHIAPHTLEVAAMWAVLTRLDDPKKHNLSIVQKMKLYDGKVLPGYTQDTVKELRKEAHREGMDGISPRYVQDKISNALVNDVGEGTINPFMVLSELEKGLRHHSLITNDDQRKRFGECIGMVKREYDEIVKNEVQRAISADEDAIQKLAANYIDSIKAYTLKEKVKDRFTREDVEPDERLMRSIEEKIEIPENRKDDFRREIMNYIGALAVDGKRFEWHTNDRLRRALELKLFEDQKDAIKLQTLVSSVIDKETQEKIDIIKTRMIKYFGYNEVSARDVLDYVASIYARGDAK from the coding sequence ATGGGCGACGCGAATAGTTTGGTTGGCAAGATCGCGGCGATGCAGGACTACGCCCTGTACCGCGACCTCTCGTGGGAAGGCAGCTTCGAGGATTACTTGGGGGTCGTGCGCAAGCAGCCTCAGGTGACGCGCAACGCGTTTCAGCGCGCGTATGACATGATCATTCGCTACGGCACCGAAGAGTACACCGACAACAAGAAGAAGTTGATTCGGTACAACTTCTTCAAAGACGAGTTTTACGCCGCGCAAGACGCCATCTACGGGCTCGATATTCCGCTCATGCGTCTCGTGCACGTGCTCAAGGCTGCCGCGGAAGGGTACGGTCCGGAAAAACGCGTCATTCTGCTCCACGGGCCGGTGGGTTCGTCGAAATCGACCATCGCGCGGCTCATCAAAAAAGGCATCGAGCACTACTCGACCACATCCGATGGCGCTCTCTACACATTCGATTGGGTGAACCTCGATGATGTCGGCATGGCCGGCGGTGAAGGTTCGCGTTTCCGCTGCCCGATGCACGAAGAACCGTTGCGCCTCATTCCGCCTTCGTGGCGTCAGCGCGCAATCCGCGACCTCGAATTGTCGAACCCCACGTTCCAAGTGCGCATCGACGGCGAGCTCGATCCTGCGTGCCGCTTCATTTTCAACCGGCTCATGGAGCGATATGGCGGCGACTGGAGCAAGGTCATGCAGCACGTGCGCGTGCGGCGTCTCGTGCTCAGCGAGAAAGACCGCGTCGGCATCGGTACGTTCCAGCCCAAGGACGAGAAGAACCAGGACTCGACCGAGCTCACGGGCGACATCAACTACCGCAAGATTGCCGAGTACGGATCGGACTCGGATCCGCGTGCGTTCAACTTCGATGGTGAATTCAACATTGCGAATCGAGGCATCGTCGAGTTCATCGAGGTGCTCAAGCTCGACGTCGCGTTCCTCTACGACCTTCTGGGTGCGTCGCAGGAGCACAAGATCAAGCCGAAGAAGTTTGCGCAGACCGACATTGACGAGGTCATCATCGGTCACACGAACGAGGCTGAATACAAGAAGCTTTTGAACAACGAGTTCATGGAGGCGCTTCGGGATCGAACGATCAAGATCGACATCCCGTACATCACGAAGGTCTCCGAAGAGATTCGCATCTACGAGAAGGACTTCAACAAGGACAAGATTCGCGGCAAACACATCGCTCCGCACACGCTCGAAGTGGCTGCGATGTGGGCTGTTCTGACGCGTCTCGACGACCCGAAGAAGCACAATTTGTCGATTGTGCAGAAAATGAAGCTTTACGACGGCAAGGTTCTTCCTGGTTATACGCAGGACACTGTCAAGGAGCTTCGCAAGGAAGCGCATCGCGAGGGTATGGACGGCATCAGTCCTCGCTACGTGCAGGACAAGATTTCCAACGCGCTCGTCAATGACGTTGGTGAAGGCACGATCAATCCGTTCATGGTGCTTTCCGAGCTCGAGAAGGGGTTGCGTCACCATTCGCTCATTACCAATGACGATCAGCGCAAGCGATTCGGGGAGTGCATTGGCATGGTCAAGCGCGAATACGATGAAATCGTGAAGAACGAGGTGCAGCGAGCGATCAGCGCGGACGAAGACGCCATTCAGAAGCTCGCGGCCAACTACATCGATTCGATCAAGGCCTACACGTTGAAGGAGAAGGTCAAGGATCGGTTCACGCGCGAGGATGTGGAGCCGGACGAGAGGCTCATGCGCAGCATCGAGGAGAAGATCGAGATTCCCGAAAACCGCAAAGACGATTTCCGTCGTGAAATCATGAATTACATCGGTGCGCTTGCGGTGGATGGGAAGCGATTCGAGTGGCACACGAACGACAGATTGCGTCGGGCGCTCGAGCTGAAGTTGTTCGAGGATCAGAAGGATGCGATCAAGCTGCAGACGCTCGTTTCCAGTGTCATCGACAAGGAGACGCAGGAGAAGATCGACATCATCAAGACGCGCATGATCAAGTACTTTGGGTACAACGAGGTATCTGCGCGGGACGTGCTCGATTACGTGGCGAGCATTTACGCTCGCGGCGACGCGAAATAG
- a CDS encoding sigma 54-interacting transcriptional regulator, producing MLFPPRYEPIAALGKGGGGEVWSAKDRATGFDVALKVLAPDANEAEMLALVREAIAMSGLEGLGVPRILGFGRLPDSSRAYLVRELVPGESLADCLTDQADPSRCLSAIAQTADQLTRLHRASFLHGDLKPANIIVGPDGHATLVDLGLAATLRDGGERPTGLTPRYAAPELFAGHAITVRAEVFALGVTLGETLAAVRSRLDPSVANALEDVVHRATDRDPLARFPSADELASAIRAAAGLPSHDLDRSVFAWPIIGLDALASTLDMRVEALREGGGLVVTGAAGSGKTTLLRRLAWWLGVKGRAACFIEASLAPDPGRALDLELSAFAKDASPFVLVDDADRLDTSRLQRLAALREAGARLIVTFDPSHLASLPGPTFELFDAPLLDETVARELVQRAIPSIGDVVADHVARRAGYLPGKIRQIVDAIARAPVASVADVDRILAEHRDRRTDRERVVDLLDRGHFEEAAEVLEHLADDSSPLVAIARARLFTNRGEPRRAIAELDRVRDEVLDANDVELSSAYCLHASRAFLRAGDHAAAEKLAEEALEQTGIRAASDDDAPLDKPDGAKARALLSIAADALAVMGLSQSFAARHDEGKRTLGRSVRLARTLAEPRILSVALGSLAFALQRDAQLDAAKVAYEEALEAAEKAGDAGSVATTRLNLAGIAKNRGDIAAALVHLEAAVDMGQRSGRVATLRQALLNLANLDLYLGRLVHARVSIDELVRQREDLGPHLRAQLLSLEAEHASLSGNHATAERLCAACADAWEALGRLDDAAEARLERVLSAAALRSVDPRVLDGEIDRAALALGGGSAHRPLLLLARARVAALRGDERASASAYDEALEVARASGQRDFVVRVLDARANLHEDGGKPMLARRDREAALEVLEGIATLLPRDLREVFWDEPRRRSLRSACLPVGTFGVATLGSGHSSATFTAPRHIPTEERLARILEINRAIAGEIDLARLLDKATEHAIALLGAERGFVLLKSGYGVDESSSTASGEAPVLAFSVHAFRGREGDDPHARFSQSIAERVVQTGEPIATVSARDDARMADYVSVHQLMLQSIACVPIRARSGGVIGALYLETRLSPAAGFAQELPTLSALAEQVAIAIETARLVGENARRASELEKKSVELEKANQELEAARAELEELLGHRTQQLEATRRDLRSARAVIKGHFGYEGLVGRSEAMRRVYALIDRVKDTDVPVLIMGESGTGKEVVARAIHNAGSRGKKPFVGINVGAIPEHLLESELFGHVRGAFTGADRDRRGLFREATGGTILLDEIGEMPAKMQAGLLRVLQEKVVRPVGGTREEPVSVRVIAATHRDLGSMVEAGTFREDLFYRLDVVKVHVPPLRERIEDIPLLIDHFLGIFAARYGRERRSVSRAALTKLRNHGYPGNVRQLENILLNAWVLSDRPELDVDDFELTESRPVARSASAVDSASGVESARKVVSLEAHKADERDRILAALQTASWNRVKAAKLVGLPRRTFYRRLKEYGIQ from the coding sequence TTGCTCTTTCCGCCTCGATACGAGCCCATTGCTGCACTCGGCAAGGGTGGTGGTGGTGAAGTTTGGTCCGCAAAGGATCGCGCAACGGGCTTTGACGTTGCTCTGAAGGTCCTCGCCCCAGACGCCAATGAAGCCGAAATGCTGGCGCTCGTGCGCGAAGCCATTGCCATGTCCGGCCTCGAGGGGCTCGGCGTGCCGCGCATTCTCGGTTTTGGACGGCTGCCCGATAGCTCGAGGGCCTATCTCGTTCGCGAGCTCGTCCCCGGAGAATCCCTTGCGGATTGCTTGACCGACCAAGCTGACCCGTCTCGATGCTTATCGGCCATTGCGCAAACCGCGGATCAACTCACGCGGCTGCACCGCGCATCATTTCTTCATGGCGACCTCAAGCCCGCCAACATCATCGTCGGGCCCGACGGTCACGCGACCCTCGTCGACCTCGGGCTCGCCGCAACGCTGCGTGACGGCGGCGAGCGTCCCACTGGTTTGACGCCACGTTACGCGGCTCCCGAGCTGTTTGCGGGTCACGCGATCACCGTTCGTGCCGAAGTGTTTGCCCTGGGGGTTACGCTTGGTGAAACCCTCGCTGCTGTTCGCTCGAGGCTCGATCCCTCCGTCGCAAACGCGCTCGAAGACGTCGTGCACCGAGCGACCGATCGTGACCCGCTCGCTCGATTTCCCAGCGCCGACGAGCTTGCAAGTGCCATTCGCGCCGCAGCCGGCCTTCCTTCGCACGACCTCGATCGCAGCGTGTTTGCTTGGCCCATCATCGGCCTCGATGCCCTCGCAAGCACGCTCGATATGCGTGTCGAAGCGCTCCGTGAAGGCGGTGGTCTCGTCGTCACCGGTGCTGCGGGATCTGGAAAAACCACGCTTCTTCGACGGCTCGCATGGTGGCTCGGCGTCAAAGGTCGGGCCGCTTGTTTCATCGAAGCTTCACTCGCGCCCGACCCTGGACGAGCTCTCGATCTCGAGCTTTCTGCCTTTGCGAAGGATGCTTCTCCGTTCGTGCTCGTCGACGACGCAGACAGGCTCGATACGTCTCGGCTCCAGCGTCTTGCTGCGCTTCGCGAAGCCGGTGCGCGCTTGATCGTTACCTTTGATCCTTCCCACCTCGCGAGTTTGCCCGGACCAACCTTCGAGCTCTTCGATGCGCCGCTCCTCGATGAAACTGTCGCGCGCGAGCTCGTGCAGCGGGCGATTCCGTCGATCGGTGACGTCGTTGCGGATCACGTGGCGCGTCGAGCTGGCTATCTGCCCGGAAAGATTCGGCAAATCGTCGATGCCATCGCACGCGCACCCGTCGCGAGCGTCGCGGATGTCGATCGCATTTTGGCCGAGCATCGTGATCGTCGCACGGATCGCGAACGCGTCGTCGACTTGCTCGATCGTGGGCACTTCGAAGAAGCCGCCGAAGTGCTCGAACACCTCGCCGATGATTCATCGCCGCTCGTCGCGATCGCCCGGGCACGGCTATTCACGAATCGAGGCGAACCGCGTCGAGCGATCGCCGAGCTCGATCGCGTGCGCGACGAAGTTTTGGATGCGAACGACGTCGAGCTCTCCAGTGCGTATTGCCTTCACGCTTCGCGGGCGTTTCTTCGCGCGGGAGATCACGCGGCTGCAGAAAAGCTTGCTGAAGAGGCGCTCGAGCAAACGGGAATTCGAGCTGCGAGCGATGATGATGCGCCCCTCGACAAACCCGATGGCGCCAAGGCTCGGGCGCTTCTTTCCATCGCTGCGGATGCGCTTGCCGTGATGGGTTTGTCCCAGAGCTTCGCGGCTCGGCATGACGAAGGAAAACGCACACTCGGGCGCAGTGTGCGTCTTGCGCGAACGCTTGCGGAGCCTCGCATTCTTTCCGTCGCGTTGGGATCGCTTGCATTTGCGCTTCAGCGGGACGCGCAGCTCGATGCGGCAAAGGTCGCGTACGAAGAGGCGCTCGAAGCTGCCGAGAAGGCGGGCGATGCGGGCAGCGTGGCCACGACACGCCTGAATCTCGCGGGCATTGCGAAGAATCGCGGCGACATTGCCGCAGCGCTCGTGCACCTCGAAGCCGCCGTCGACATGGGGCAACGTTCGGGGCGCGTTGCGACGTTGCGTCAAGCGCTGTTGAACCTGGCGAACCTCGATCTGTACCTGGGACGTCTGGTGCATGCCCGGGTTTCGATTGACGAACTCGTTCGGCAACGTGAGGACTTGGGGCCTCATTTGCGAGCGCAGCTCCTTTCGCTCGAAGCTGAACACGCGAGTTTGTCCGGGAACCATGCGACAGCCGAGCGCCTTTGCGCGGCGTGTGCCGATGCTTGGGAAGCGCTTGGTCGATTGGACGATGCGGCGGAGGCGCGGCTCGAGCGGGTGCTTTCCGCTGCGGCGCTGCGTAGTGTCGATCCGCGCGTGCTCGATGGGGAGATCGATCGGGCGGCGTTGGCGCTAGGAGGTGGATCGGCGCATCGGCCGCTGCTTTTGCTTGCGCGAGCGCGAGTGGCTGCGCTGCGTGGGGACGAGCGAGCATCGGCTTCGGCGTATGACGAAGCGCTCGAAGTGGCGCGAGCATCGGGGCAGCGGGACTTTGTCGTGCGCGTGCTCGATGCGCGTGCGAACCTTCACGAGGACGGGGGCAAACCGATGTTGGCGCGGCGCGATCGTGAAGCGGCGCTCGAAGTGCTCGAAGGAATTGCGACGCTTCTTCCGCGGGATTTGCGCGAAGTTTTTTGGGACGAACCTCGTCGGCGCAGTTTGCGAAGCGCGTGTTTGCCCGTGGGCACGTTTGGCGTGGCGACGCTTGGGAGTGGGCACAGCTCTGCGACGTTCACGGCTCCGCGGCACATTCCGACGGAAGAGCGATTGGCGCGTATTCTCGAGATCAACCGGGCGATTGCCGGTGAAATCGACTTGGCAAGGCTTCTCGACAAAGCAACCGAGCATGCCATTGCGCTCTTGGGGGCCGAGCGCGGATTCGTTTTGCTGAAAAGTGGTTATGGTGTCGATGAATCTTCGTCGACCGCTTCGGGTGAAGCGCCCGTGCTTGCGTTTTCGGTGCATGCATTTCGGGGCCGCGAGGGAGACGACCCTCACGCTCGTTTTTCGCAGTCCATTGCGGAGCGAGTCGTCCAAACGGGTGAACCCATTGCGACGGTGAGTGCGCGAGACGATGCGCGCATGGCCGATTATGTCTCCGTGCACCAGCTCATGCTTCAATCCATTGCGTGCGTGCCCATTCGAGCGCGTAGTGGAGGCGTGATTGGTGCCCTGTACCTCGAAACGCGACTCAGTCCAGCGGCAGGGTTTGCCCAAGAGCTGCCCACGCTGAGCGCGCTTGCGGAGCAGGTTGCGATTGCGATTGAAACGGCGCGTCTCGTGGGGGAAAACGCGCGTCGTGCCAGCGAGCTCGAGAAAAAGAGCGTCGAATTGGAGAAAGCGAATCAAGAGCTCGAAGCGGCCCGTGCCGAGCTCGAGGAGCTCTTGGGGCACCGCACGCAACAGCTCGAAGCGACGCGTCGCGATTTGCGATCGGCAAGGGCCGTCATCAAAGGGCATTTTGGTTATGAAGGGCTCGTAGGGCGTAGCGAGGCCATGCGGCGCGTGTATGCGCTCATCGATCGCGTCAAGGACACCGACGTTCCCGTGCTGATCATGGGCGAGAGCGGTACGGGCAAGGAAGTCGTCGCTCGGGCCATTCACAATGCCGGATCGCGAGGGAAAAAGCCGTTCGTGGGGATCAACGTCGGCGCGATACCGGAACATCTTTTGGAGAGCGAGTTATTCGGTCACGTGCGTGGAGCATTCACGGGGGCGGATCGGGACCGCCGAGGGCTCTTTCGCGAGGCGACCGGAGGCACCATTTTGCTCGACGAGATTGGCGAAATGCCGGCCAAGATGCAAGCGGGGCTCCTGCGGGTTTTACAGGAAAAAGTAGTTCGTCCTGTTGGAGGGACGCGCGAAGAGCCGGTATCCGTTCGCGTCATTGCGGCGACCCATCGAGATTTGGGGTCCATGGTGGAGGCGGGGACGTTTCGCGAGGATCTTTTTTATCGGCTGGATGTGGTGAAGGTGCATGTGCCGCCGCTGCGCGAGCGAATCGAGGACATTCCGCTGCTCATTGATCATTTTTTGGGGATTTTTGCTGCGCGTTATGGTCGCGAACGGCGGAGCGTATCGCGAGCGGCATTGACAAAACTCAGAAACCATGGGTATCCCGGCAATGTCCGGCAGCTCGAGAACATCCTTCTCAATGCCTGGGTTTTGTCCGATCGCCCCGAGCTCGACGTCGACGATTTCGAGCTGACGGAATCGCGGCCAGTCGCCCGGTCGGCGTCCGCTGTTGATTCTGCGAGTGGCGTGGAAAGTGCACGCAAAGTCGTTTCACTCGAAGCGCACAAGGCGGACGAGCGTGATCGCATTCTAGCGGCGCTTCAGACGGCGAGCTGGAACCGCGTGAAAGCTGCGAAACTCGTCGGTTTGCCGCGACGTACCTTTTATCGGCGTCTCAAGGAGTACGGTATTCAATGA
- a CDS encoding aldehyde dehydrogenase family protein, translating into MTRHMLWIDGEWRVGTRTHTIKSPYGGRIIAVAEEADDPLMDRAIAAAKAAQVSFRRSSRHLRSRLLAAISQKIAERRNAFVLSIVDEAGKPSRLADLEVTRAIHTFTTGAEEAKRYGGEWIPIDVEASGRAYDAAQSFFVPRGPVLAITPFNFPLNLVAHKVAPALAVGAPVIVKSAPQTPGPARLLAEVFESAAKEVSDSRESIPLAALQTLTAPNEVTARAVKDLRIAVLTFTGSATVGWSLQAAARGKRVALELGGNAAVIVHSDADLARAAARVAFGAFAYAGQICISVQNVWVEESVESAFRTLLASEISRLVVGDPRDEAVIVGPLIDGRAADRVASWIDDAQKGGAEVVIPGRREGNLIAPTVLSRPPESSNIVREEVFGPVLNLFSYRDIGGAIAAVNRSRYGLQAGVFTDSIRVSRQVIEDLDVGGILINEIPTYRADHAPYGGVKDSGLGREGLRYAMEEYSERKTVISFRG; encoded by the coding sequence ATGACGCGGCATATGCTCTGGATTGATGGCGAGTGGCGAGTGGGTACCCGCACGCATACGATCAAGTCTCCCTACGGGGGACGGATCATTGCCGTCGCCGAAGAGGCCGATGATCCTCTGATGGATCGGGCGATCGCTGCGGCCAAAGCGGCGCAAGTGAGTTTTCGCCGCAGCAGTCGTCATCTTCGCAGCCGCCTCTTGGCGGCCATCTCGCAAAAAATTGCCGAGCGCCGTAATGCGTTTGTCCTTTCGATCGTCGATGAAGCGGGTAAACCCTCACGACTAGCGGATCTGGAAGTAACGCGGGCCATTCATACTTTCACGACGGGCGCCGAAGAAGCCAAACGTTACGGCGGTGAATGGATTCCCATCGACGTGGAAGCCTCCGGACGCGCGTACGATGCAGCGCAGAGCTTTTTCGTTCCGCGCGGTCCCGTGCTTGCCATCACGCCATTCAATTTTCCACTCAATCTCGTTGCGCACAAAGTCGCTCCAGCGCTCGCCGTTGGGGCGCCCGTCATCGTCAAGTCCGCGCCACAAACGCCAGGACCGGCACGCTTGCTCGCCGAAGTATTCGAATCCGCAGCAAAAGAAGTCTCTGATTCACGCGAATCGATTCCTTTGGCAGCGCTCCAAACGCTCACGGCGCCGAATGAAGTCACTGCGCGTGCCGTCAAGGATCTGCGCATTGCCGTGTTGACATTCACGGGCAGCGCGACCGTGGGTTGGTCACTCCAAGCGGCCGCTCGCGGGAAACGAGTGGCGCTGGAATTGGGCGGCAACGCGGCCGTCATCGTCCATTCCGACGCGGACCTTGCGCGCGCCGCCGCTCGCGTGGCATTCGGCGCATTTGCTTACGCAGGGCAAATATGCATTTCGGTACAAAATGTATGGGTCGAAGAAAGCGTCGAGTCTGCATTTCGCACCTTGCTCGCCAGCGAGATTTCGCGGCTCGTCGTTGGAGATCCCCGCGACGAGGCCGTCATCGTCGGACCTCTCATCGACGGTCGCGCGGCCGATCGCGTCGCATCATGGATCGACGATGCGCAAAAAGGGGGTGCGGAAGTCGTCATTCCCGGTCGTCGTGAAGGCAATCTCATCGCGCCCACGGTCCTTTCTCGCCCGCCTGAATCGTCCAATATCGTACGCGAAGAAGTGTTTGGCCCGGTGCTCAATCTTTTCAGTTACCGGGATATCGGAGGTGCCATCGCCGCCGTCAATCGTTCTCGTTATGGCCTCCAGGCCGGCGTTTTTACGGACAGCATTCGAGTTTCTCGGCAAGTCATCGAGGATCTGGATGTCGGTGGCATTTTGATCAACGAAATCCCGACGTATCGCGCCGATCATGCGCCCTACGGCGGTGTCAAAGACTCGGGACTCGGTCGCGAGGGGCTGCGTTATGCGATGGAAGAGTACAGTGAACGAAAAACGGTGATTTCCTTTCGCGGCTAA
- a CDS encoding RDD family protein — MEPTIRSAPIDTTAEIETPEHVCFHVPIAGPTARAVAYLLDALIRAGILLVLAVTASIGGLAIGDAVSGVSTGVILVVLFVLEWCYYTFWEIAWNGSTPGKRALDLRVVSVHGHPLRVGDSFLRNLLRAADFLPWGYALGLLSMARDTRFRRLGDLVAGTMVVVEERRTVASTIRIEPPPTAKELANLPQRLPLSGEELDALEHFLRRKDKIGAAREDELAGMVAPVFARRMGLRVNDASRFLTLLYARARGASRRPT, encoded by the coding sequence ATCGAGCCCACAATTCGTTCTGCTCCTATCGACACGACGGCCGAGATCGAGACGCCCGAGCATGTTTGTTTTCACGTTCCCATTGCGGGCCCAACGGCGCGCGCGGTCGCGTACCTGCTCGACGCGCTCATTCGCGCTGGCATTCTTTTGGTGCTTGCCGTGACGGCGTCCATCGGAGGTCTTGCCATTGGCGATGCGGTTTCTGGCGTTTCGACGGGCGTCATTCTGGTCGTTCTTTTCGTCCTCGAATGGTGTTATTACACGTTTTGGGAAATCGCCTGGAATGGTTCGACGCCGGGCAAACGCGCGCTCGATTTGCGCGTCGTATCCGTTCACGGCCATCCATTGCGCGTCGGCGACAGCTTTCTGCGAAACCTCCTTCGAGCTGCCGATTTCCTCCCGTGGGGTTATGCGCTCGGCCTGCTTTCGATGGCGCGTGACACGCGATTTCGTCGCCTCGGGGATCTCGTCGCGGGCACCATGGTCGTCGTCGAAGAGCGTCGAACCGTGGCTTCCACCATTCGTATCGAACCGCCGCCGACCGCAAAAGAACTTGCAAACCTGCCGCAGCGATTGCCGCTCTCGGGCGAGGAGCTCGATGCACTCGAGCATTTCTTGCGGCGCAAGGACAAGATTGGCGCCGCGCGTGAGGACGAGCTTGCGGGCATGGTCGCCCCGGTATTTGCTCGCCGGATGGGGTTGCGCGTCAATGATGCGAGTCGCTTTTTGACGTTGCTTTACGCCCGTGCACGTGGGGCGTCACGGAGGCCCACGTGA
- a CDS encoding stage II sporulation protein M, giving the protein MKSQDEIVAARCADWRELEGILSRGVSFGELDGPTISRAASLYRALSNDLILCRARATPDLVAYLDSLASRAHSALYGAEPFRAPALLSLLTRDFPVAFRQNIWFFAAASALFLIPCAIGVFAALFVPHAASEILPRSTLDQMADMYSGGFDAGRNEGVDASMAGFYVYNNVGIAFRCFATGILFGLGSVFFLIYNGLHIGVVAGWVTASGFGHNIGTFMCGHGPFELTAIVIAGAAGLRMGHSLVVTNGRTRIGSLRHAAPDLVRLIAGAAFMLLIAAGVEGFWSPSAAPAPVKWAASVVFSLLVTAYLAFAGRRAFRRRA; this is encoded by the coding sequence GTGAAAAGCCAAGACGAAATCGTCGCCGCTCGTTGCGCCGATTGGCGCGAGCTCGAAGGAATCCTTTCGCGAGGCGTATCATTTGGCGAGCTCGACGGGCCGACCATTTCTCGTGCAGCGTCGCTTTACCGAGCATTGTCGAATGACCTCATTCTTTGCCGAGCCCGCGCCACACCCGACCTCGTCGCGTATCTCGATAGCCTCGCGAGCCGCGCACATAGTGCCCTGTACGGAGCGGAGCCATTCCGCGCGCCTGCGCTTTTGTCACTGCTCACACGCGATTTTCCGGTGGCTTTCCGCCAAAATATATGGTTTTTCGCCGCAGCATCGGCCCTATTTCTCATTCCGTGTGCAATCGGTGTATTCGCCGCGCTCTTCGTTCCCCACGCTGCATCCGAAATCCTCCCTCGCAGCACGCTCGATCAAATGGCCGACATGTATTCCGGCGGCTTCGACGCAGGCCGGAACGAAGGCGTCGATGCTTCGATGGCCGGGTTTTATGTGTACAATAACGTTGGTATTGCTTTTCGCTGTTTTGCAACGGGGATTTTGTTTGGACTCGGCAGCGTTTTCTTTTTGATTTACAATGGTTTGCACATCGGTGTCGTGGCCGGATGGGTCACGGCGAGCGGCTTTGGCCACAACATCGGCACGTTCATGTGCGGGCATGGTCCCTTCGAGCTCACGGCCATTGTGATTGCCGGTGCGGCGGGTTTGCGAATGGGGCATTCTCTCGTCGTCACGAACGGGCGCACGCGCATTGGGTCGTTACGACATGCCGCCCCTGATCTCGTGCGTCTCATCGCTGGCGCAGCCTTCATGCTGCTCATTGCAGCGGGCGTCGAAGGATTTTGGTCGCCATCGGCAGCTCCTGCGCCCGTGAAGTGGGCTGCGTCTGTCGTGTTTTCGCTTCTCGTCACGGCGTATCTTGCATTCGCTGGTCGACGTGCTTTCCGGAGGCGCGCATGA